GCCAGATCGTCGTTCGGCTCGGCATCGATCACTTTGAGCTCCAGTATGTTCCGGCCAAGGTTATCGAGAAGTTCTTTCAGGAGGCCTTTCCTCGACGGAACGAATACCTGGAGCGGGTGCAACAGGAAGATGGCGCGGTTGATCTGGGCATGAATTACGAAGAGGAGACCGAGCTCATCGATGAGGAGTCGCTTGAGGCAGAGATCAACCGTTCGAAGCTGATTAACCTGTTCGAAGCTGCGCTTGTCGAGGCTGTCCACCAGGGTGCCTCCGACATCCACATCTTCCCCAATCATAACCGCCAGGTCGAAATCCATTTTCGCATTGATGGCGAACTGAACTGCTGGCATGTAGAGGATAAGGTGCATCCGGAGGCGTTTCTGGCAGTGGTCAAGGATCAGGCGGGAGGCGTCGATCGCTTTGAGCGCGACAAAGCGCAGGACGGTTTTATTCAGCGCTGGATCGACGATCACCTGATCCGCTTCCGCGTCTCCGTGCTACCGATCGCAACGGCCAGCTTTGACGTGCGGGCCGAGTCGATCGTCATCCGCGTGCTCGACGATCGCAAGGTCATCAAAGACCTGCGCCTGCTGGGCCTTTCAGAGCGAGCACTGGAGCGCTTTGAGTGGGCCATCCGCCAACCCTACGGCATGGTGATCGTCACCGGACCTACCGGCTCCGGGAAAAGCACCACCCTCTACGCCGCCCTCCACCAGGTCGTCAGTCCACGCAAGAATGTGCTGACCGTGGAAGATCCCGTCGAATACATCATTCCCGGTGTGCGGCAGATCAAGCTCAGCCACAAGCTGGGCCTGGAAGATGCGCTGCGGGCCATTTTGCGGCACGACCCCGACATCGTGATGGTCGGCGAGATGCGCGATCGACAGACGGCCGAGCTGGCCATCAAGCTGGCCAATACGGGGCATCTGACGTTTTCGACG
The genomic region above belongs to Rhodothermus sp. and contains:
- a CDS encoding ATPase, T2SS/T4P/T4SS family translates to MAEPLDDSTDDATFSLTNLSDPVVIMLLFQELIREEQVRKAWEKWRQLDEKQRRPLWRLLIEVDGIDPAVVYATAAEVYGFKTARINRSQVLRFLRDQRKRFTQEQWDWMRREWVLPIGQEVDEKRGITRWLLGTHDPTRPSLQRQIVVRLGIDHFELQYVPAKVIEKFFQEAFPRRNEYLERVQQEDGAVDLGMNYEEETELIDEESLEAEINRSKLINLFEAALVEAVHQGASDIHIFPNHNRQVEIHFRIDGELNCWHVEDKVHPEAFLAVVKDQAGGVDRFERDKAQDGFIQRWIDDHLIRFRVSVLPIATASFDVRAESIVIRVLDDRKVIKDLRLLGLSERALERFEWAIRQPYGMVIVTGPTGSGKSTTLYAALHQVVSPRKNVLTVEDPVEYIIPGVRQIKLSHKLGLEDALRAILRHDPDIVMVGEMRDRQTAELAIKLANTGHLTFST